TCTGGAATTTATCTTGACGTTTGTAAAGATAGATTATATTGTGATGATAAAAATGATATTCATAGAAGAAGTTCTCAAAGTGCAATGGCTCTTATTGCTAAAAAGTTAATATCTACTCTTTCTTGTATTTTAACATATACTATGGATGAGTTATTAGAGTATGCACCTGAATTTATAAAAGGTAATGCAAAAGATATCTTTGATTTTGAAAAACAAGAATTACCAATAGTTGAAACTACTCTTAATGAAGAAATTTTATTAAAAGCTAAAGAAAAATTTAGTGAAGCAATAGATACACTTAAAAAAGATAAAGTTATTAAATCAACTTTAGAGTTACAACTTATAACAGATTCTAAAGATATTTTAGCTTTAGATCAAACAGAAGCAAGTGATTGGTTTTTAGTAAGTTCTGTTTCAGAAGGAACAACTTCAAATGAAGAGTTAGTTAATTTTGAGTTAGATAATGTAAAATTTATTATTGCAAAAGCAAATGCAGCAAAATGTCCTAGATGTTGGAAATATACATCTTCTGATGAGGAAACACTTTGTTCTAGATGTGAAAGTGTAATAAATTAATGTTTGAATCAGAGGTTACTTTAAATTTTATTTTTTTAACTATAGCAGTTATTTTTATTATTACTGCTATAGGTATAATTTATGTAAATATAAAAGCTAAAGGTAAGTAAAATGATACCCTTTTCTGATGAAGATTTAAAACCAGCAGTTAGTTCTATAATTGATACTAAAATAGCTCCTATGCTTGCAAAAGATGGTGGTGCAATAGAGTTATTAGATGTTATTGATAGTAAAATTTTTATTCAATTACAAGGAGCCTGTGTTGGTTGTAGTGCAAGCTCAAGTACTTTAAAGTTTATTGTTGAAAAAGAAATAAGAACTGCAATTCATCCAGAACTTCAAATAATAAATGTACCTCAAGGTATGGAAAATAATTTACAGGAGCTTTAATGATAAATGAGACACGGCTTTTAAATGAAGCTAATAAATATTTTTTAGATAAAAAATTTGACAAAGCTTTATTTATATATTCTCAACTCTCATCAAACTTTCCTAAAAATAGAGAATATCCAATATATGCACTTTTTTGTGATATTGCAAACGAAGATGAACAAAAAGCAATGTCTTTATATGATTATTTTTCTCTTGCAAAAGAAGAAAATTTAGAAGAAGCTATAAAATATGTAGAAGATCTAATCAATGCATATGATGGAGATATGGATAAGATGATGGAAATTCTAAAAGAGCTAAGTTCTTCTACTATTGACTCTTTAGATGCAATAAAATATGAAGATTTTAAAAGATTGATAGAATCGAGAGGTTCTTTTAGAATAGCTTTTGAAGATATTATGTTTTCAACAAAAGTAGCAATTGAGACAAAAGAAGATTTCTTTGATTTTGTTGATAAATTAATTGAAAATGATTTTAATAGTACAGCTTATTCATATTTAGATGGTTTTAATGAGTATTTTTCTTATGACTCAAAAATTGAAGAATTATATAAAAAACTAGAAGAGAAAAAAATTGCAACTAATCATAAATAATACAATATTTACAGATAATTCAAAGGAAGCTGTAAAGGGTACAGTTTTTGTTTTGTCAAAACAAAATGAAAAATTTAAAGATGATGCTATTTCAAATGGCTGTGAAAAAGTAATTAAAGCAATACAGCTTAAAGAATATTTTGATATGAGTTCTATTAAAATTATAGGTGTTACTGGAACAAATGGAAAAACAACAACAGCAGGAGCTATTTATTCTATTCTTTTAGACTTAGGTTATAAAGTAGCCTTGCAAGGTACGAGAGGTTTTTTTATAAATGATCAAAGAGTTGAAGAATATACTTTAACTACTCCTGTTCAACTTGGTAATTTTGCCCATATTCAAAAAGCTATAGAAAATGATTGTCAATTTTTTGTTATGGAGGTTAGTTCCCATGCAATTGAACAAAAAAGAATTGAAGGTTTGGATTTTGAACTTAAAATTCATACAAATATTACAAGAGATCATTTAGATTATCATAAAACAATTGAAGAATATATCAATGTAAAGAACTCTTTTTTTAATGATGAATCTAAAAAATTAATTAATAAAGATGATAAAGTAGTTAAATTTAATCCTAAAAATGCATTAACATATTCTTTGGAAAATCCTTCAACTTATAAAGTTAGTGCCTATTCATTTAAAAATGGAACAAATGTAATGTTCTCAAAAATTGAAGAAGTTCATTCTTATTCTTCATTATTAATGGGAATTTTCAATATTTATAATCTAACAGCAGCAATTGCAGCAGTTGATATGGTTACAAATAAAAGTCTAGATAAAATTTGTAAAGTAGTAGAAAACTTTGCAGGTGTTAGTGGTAGAATGGAAACTATTAGTGAAAATCCTTTTGTCATAGTTGATTTTGCTCATACCCCAGATGGGATGAAAGAAGTTTTTGAAAGCTTTAATCATAAAAATATCATTACTGTCTTTGGAGCAGGAGGAGATAGGGATAAAGAGAAAAGACCTTTAATGGGACAAATAGCAGCAAACTTTGCTAAAACTATTATTGTAACTTCTGATAACCCAAGATTTGAAGACCCAGATTTAATTATTGAAGATATTTGTAAAGGTATAAAAAATAAAGAGAATCTTTATATTGAAATAAATAGAAAAGAGGCTATTAAAAAAGGTATTGACTTAGCAAGAAAAGACAAAGATTCAGTACTTTTAATCTTAGGAAAAGGTGATGAACCTTACCAAATTATTTATGATCAAAAAATGCCTTTAAGTGATAAAGAAGAAGTTTTAAAATATCTTTCTTAAAGTAAGAGTAGGATTGGTTACCTACTTTTACTTTGAAGTTCTTTCATAAGTTTATTTGTATTTATTATACTAATTATAATTGTTGCAAAAAGAAGAATAAAAGCTATAAGTATTGAAATAGTTACAGCTTTACTTGATGATATTTGTGCATTTGCTCTACTTGGTCTTTCTTTCTTTTTTGTTTGTTCTTTTTTAGGTTTTATAAAACCTTCTTCTGGTTCTATCCCTTCTTTTGATACAGTATGTCCAGGTCCTCCATCAAGAATTACTTGATAAGGAATATTAGGAATATCAACTGTTAACTCACTACTATCTGAAAGTCTTTGTTCAAGAAGTATTTCTCCTGAGCTTAAAGCTTCAAGTTTAATTAACGCTCCTGCAGCACTTTCTCCTGTATTGAAACCTCCTACAATTGTCATTGTTCCATCTTCATTATCAATTAAATTTAATAATAATGAATGGGAATATAGTGATATAGGAAGTACTAGTATTAATAAAAGTTTATATATTTTTTTCATTTTAATTCCTTTTTATTTTTTGGCCAAAATACTTTAGCCTCTTTTCTTTCTTTTGGAAGTTTTTTTCCAATATAAATAAGTAATACACCAAATAAAAATAAGCATAAATTTACATTAAATATATTTATCATACCTTGTTGGATTAATTCAAATGGAGTAAAATTTGAATTTAGTGTATTTATAAAAACACTTAAAATAAAAATTACACCTGCACTAAAGAAAAACTCTTTTGAAGCTTGATATGAGTTTATTCTATAAAAAGACCAAAAAAGAGTAAAAAGCCATACATTATAAAATATTCCTTGCTGCCATAAGACTCTATCCTCTAAATTAAAAGGTAAACTCCATTGTAATAAGAATAGTACAGCAGTTGCTGGTAACACGCCTATCATACTTGCTAATGATAGTTTTCCTACCCAGTGATAAAAAGTGATTTTATTTTCATATTTTTTGGCTTTCTTCTCTAGCCATAACATTACACCAAAACCAATTGCAATTGCACAAAGTGTCATAAGTAAAGCTACAATAATTCTTGAAACAATATCTATACCAAATAAAAAATGTAGGAAAAATAATCCTTCTGCT
This genomic interval from Halarcobacter mediterraneus contains the following:
- a CDS encoding NifU family protein, with the protein product MIPFSDEDLKPAVSSIIDTKIAPMLAKDGGAIELLDVIDSKIFIQLQGACVGCSASSSTLKFIVEKEIRTAIHPELQIINVPQGMENNLQEL
- a CDS encoding UDP-N-acetylmuramoyl-L-alanyl-D-glutamate--2,6-diaminopimelate ligase, coding for MQLIINNTIFTDNSKEAVKGTVFVLSKQNEKFKDDAISNGCEKVIKAIQLKEYFDMSSIKIIGVTGTNGKTTTAGAIYSILLDLGYKVALQGTRGFFINDQRVEEYTLTTPVQLGNFAHIQKAIENDCQFFVMEVSSHAIEQKRIEGLDFELKIHTNITRDHLDYHKTIEEYINVKNSFFNDESKKLINKDDKVVKFNPKNALTYSLENPSTYKVSAYSFKNGTNVMFSKIEEVHSYSSLLMGIFNIYNLTAAIAAVDMVTNKSLDKICKVVENFAGVSGRMETISENPFVIVDFAHTPDGMKEVFESFNHKNIITVFGAGGDRDKEKRPLMGQIAANFAKTIIVTSDNPRFEDPDLIIEDICKGIKNKENLYIEINRKEAIKKGIDLARKDKDSVLLILGKGDEPYQIIYDQKMPLSDKEEVLKYLS